From Actinoplanes oblitus, a single genomic window includes:
- a CDS encoding LON peptidase substrate-binding domain-containing protein — MSDRLPVFPLSTVLFPGLVLPLHIFEERYRALVRELAAQPAEPPSEFGVVTLRHGSEVAPEPGDGPAPPPDPVGAADLFEVGCTAELRHVSELPDGRFDIMTVGRRRFRILDVEQGSEPYLTARVEWLPDDESPDQTAELLKPRVLTAFQQYLELLRPNAEILDQVPDDATVLSHLVAATAQLTLEERHSLLAAPDTTARLRAELRLLNREAGLLARVRAVPVPLSDLARPASPN, encoded by the coding sequence GTGAGCGATCGGCTGCCGGTCTTCCCGCTGAGCACGGTGCTCTTCCCCGGTCTGGTGCTGCCCCTGCACATCTTCGAGGAGCGTTATCGCGCTCTGGTGCGGGAGCTGGCCGCCCAGCCGGCCGAGCCGCCGAGCGAGTTCGGCGTGGTCACCCTCCGGCACGGCAGCGAGGTCGCGCCGGAGCCCGGCGACGGCCCCGCCCCGCCGCCCGACCCGGTCGGCGCCGCCGACCTGTTCGAGGTGGGCTGCACCGCCGAGCTGCGCCACGTGTCCGAGCTGCCCGACGGCCGGTTCGACATCATGACGGTGGGCCGGCGCCGGTTCCGGATCCTCGACGTCGAGCAGGGCTCCGAGCCCTATCTGACCGCCCGGGTCGAGTGGCTGCCCGACGACGAGTCACCCGACCAGACCGCCGAGCTGCTGAAACCCCGTGTGCTCACGGCCTTCCAGCAGTACCTGGAGCTGCTCCGGCCGAACGCGGAGATCCTCGATCAGGTGCCGGACGATGCCACGGTGTTGTCCCACCTGGTCGCCGCCACCGCCCAGCTCACCCTGGAGGAGCGGCACTCGCTGCTGGCCGCGCCGGACACCACCGCCCGGCTGCGCGCCGAGCTGCGGCTGCTCAACCGCGAGGCTGGTCTGCTGGCCCGGGTGCGGGCGGTGCCGGTGCCGCTGTCGGATCTGGCCCGGCCGGCCAGCCCGAACTGA
- a CDS encoding VOC family protein, which produces MPLSIAQIVIDCADAQKLATFWAQALDRQVDPDASPDFATIGHGAASTGSAPALMFIKVPEPKRGKNRLHFDLAARQVPDWRTEVDRLLTLGATRVDEHQAFGWHWITMRDPEGNEFDLGAGAATA; this is translated from the coding sequence ATGCCCCTGTCCATCGCCCAGATCGTCATCGACTGCGCCGACGCCCAGAAACTGGCCACGTTCTGGGCGCAGGCCCTGGATCGTCAGGTCGACCCGGATGCCAGTCCGGACTTCGCCACCATCGGTCACGGCGCCGCGTCCACCGGCAGCGCTCCGGCGCTGATGTTCATCAAGGTGCCCGAGCCCAAGCGGGGCAAGAACCGGCTGCACTTCGATCTGGCCGCTCGTCAGGTGCCGGACTGGCGGACCGAGGTCGACCGGCTGCTCACCCTCGGCGCCACCCGCGTCGACGAGCACCAGGCGTTCGGCTGGCACTGGATCACCATGCGTGACCCGGAGGGCAACGAATTCGACCTCGGCGCCGGCGCCGCCACCGCATAG
- a CDS encoding MerR family transcriptional regulator produces the protein MAELLTVGEFSRLTHLTVKALRHYHDAGVLEPALVDPSTGYRYYTADQVELAQLVRRLREVRMPVAGVRRVVSAADPQSRDALIADHLDVLRRELTATAAAVGSLRALLTGGAAAAELTIRHAAEQQCLMIDGHVDQDSLTPWCEMAYPSLYAVAGRWGLTPGGPCGALYAFEWFQAGGRVTAFLPVTASGAGERAGSPDAGGVRWGVLPAQRLAVAVHAGPCADLDRTYGALGRQVLDRGIGATGPVRELYLVTSADTDDPAQLRTEVCWPVTPSS, from the coding sequence GTGGCAGAGTTACTGACTGTTGGCGAGTTCTCCCGGCTGACCCATCTGACGGTCAAGGCCTTGCGGCACTACCACGACGCCGGCGTCCTGGAGCCGGCGCTGGTCGATCCGTCGACGGGCTACCGCTACTACACGGCGGATCAGGTGGAGCTGGCGCAGTTGGTGCGCCGGCTGCGCGAGGTCCGGATGCCGGTCGCCGGCGTACGGCGGGTGGTGTCGGCGGCCGACCCGCAGTCCCGGGACGCGTTGATCGCCGACCACCTGGACGTGCTGCGGCGCGAGCTGACGGCGACCGCGGCGGCCGTCGGGTCGTTGCGGGCACTGCTGACCGGCGGTGCCGCCGCCGCTGAGCTGACCATCCGGCACGCCGCGGAACAGCAATGCCTGATGATCGACGGTCACGTCGATCAGGACAGCCTCACGCCGTGGTGCGAGATGGCCTACCCGTCGCTGTACGCCGTGGCCGGCCGGTGGGGTCTCACGCCGGGCGGGCCGTGCGGTGCCCTGTACGCCTTCGAGTGGTTCCAAGCCGGTGGCCGGGTGACGGCGTTCCTGCCGGTCACCGCGTCCGGGGCCGGCGAGCGCGCCGGGAGTCCGGACGCCGGCGGGGTGCGGTGGGGTGTGCTGCCCGCCCAGCGGCTGGCGGTCGCCGTGCACGCGGGGCCGTGCGCCGACCTGGATCGCACCTACGGCGCCCTGGGCCGGCAGGTACTCGACCGCGGCATCGGGGCCACCGGGCCGGTCCGCGAGCTCTATCTGGTCACGTCCGCCGACACCGATGACCCGGCCCAGCTGCGGACGGAGGTGTGCTGGCCGGTCACCCCGTCGTCCTGA
- the dnaE gene encoding DNA polymerase III subunit alpha: MSDSFVHLHVHTEYSMLDGAARVKELISEAKRLGMPAAAITDHGNMHGAYEMYTQSKAAGITPLIGVEAYVAPDSRLNKSRVKWGRPEQKSDDVSGNGAYTHMTMWARNAVGLKNLFRLNSRASIEGQLGKYPRMDFDIIAEHAEGIMGTTGCPSGAVQTRLRLGQFDEALKSAAMYQEALGKDHYFLEIMDHGLSIEKRVRDGLLEIGRKLGIPPLVTNDSHYTFEAQAEAHDVLLCVQTGSNIADPNRFRFDGNGYFVKSAEQMRAVDSSEAWQEGCRNTLLVAEKVDIDGMFTFKNLMPRFPIPDGMTEEEYFRQVAFEGLRKRFPDGIPDTHVTQAEYELGVIISMGFPAYFLVVADFIQWAKRNGIAVGPGRGSAAGSLIAYAMGITDLDPLPHGLIFERFLNPERISMPDVDIDFDERRRGEVIRYVTEKWGDDKVAQIATFGTIKAKAAIKDSARVLGYPFAVGDRITKAMPPDVMGKGIPLEGIFDKEHKRYNEAGEIRSLYETDPDVKKVIDTARGIEGLIRQTGVHAAGVIMSAEPIIDHIPLMRRASDGVIITQFDYPTCETLGLLKMDFLGLRNLTIIDDANKNIEINHGEPLDLLALPLDDKAAYELLARGDTLGVFQLDGGPMRSLLRLMKPDNFEDISAVLALYRPGPMGVDSHTNYALRKNKLQEITPIHPELEEPLREILEPTYGLIVYQEQVQRAAQILAGYSLGQADLLRRAMGKKKKEILDKEFIPFRDGCREHGYSDEAIQAVWDVLVPFAGYAFNKAHSAAYGLVSYWTAYLKAHYPAEYMAGLLTSVGDDKDKMAVYLAECRRMGIQVLPPDVNQSAGPFTPVGKDIRFGLGAVRNVGGNVVEAIARCRKEKGEYTDFYDFLSKVDAVACNKRTIESLIKAGAFDSMGHTRKGLLAVHAEAIDAYAGVKRNEAAGQFDLFGAFGDEVGGASATVAMPTIGDSEWDKRDKLTFEREMLGLYVSDHPLAGLEQVLQSNADTSIAALNEEGSVQDGQIVTIAGILTGVQRRITKQGRAWASATVEDLAGGVETLFFPNTYELVGQYIAEDAIVVVKGRVDRRDDTPRIMAMDMSIPDVSHNPDSKPVVLTMPITRVTPPLVDELKDILSGHPGDTEVHVHLQNGKRTTVIRLVAARVAATPALRADLKMILGPAAVA; this comes from the coding sequence GTGTCCGACTCGTTCGTGCATCTGCACGTTCACACCGAGTATTCGATGCTCGACGGAGCGGCCCGGGTCAAGGAACTCATCAGCGAGGCCAAACGGCTCGGGATGCCGGCCGCCGCGATCACCGACCACGGCAACATGCACGGCGCCTACGAGATGTACACGCAGTCCAAGGCCGCCGGGATCACCCCGCTCATCGGTGTCGAGGCCTACGTCGCGCCGGACTCGCGGCTGAACAAGAGCCGGGTCAAGTGGGGCCGCCCGGAGCAGAAGAGCGACGACGTCTCCGGTAACGGTGCGTATACCCACATGACCATGTGGGCGCGCAACGCGGTCGGCCTGAAGAACCTTTTCCGGCTCAACTCGCGGGCCTCCATCGAGGGCCAGCTCGGCAAGTACCCGCGGATGGACTTCGACATCATCGCGGAGCACGCCGAGGGCATCATGGGCACCACCGGCTGCCCGTCCGGCGCGGTGCAGACCCGGCTGCGGCTGGGCCAGTTCGACGAGGCGCTCAAGTCGGCGGCGATGTACCAGGAGGCGCTCGGGAAGGATCACTACTTCCTCGAGATCATGGACCACGGCCTGTCGATCGAGAAGCGGGTCCGCGACGGCCTGCTGGAGATCGGCCGGAAACTGGGCATCCCGCCGCTGGTCACCAACGACTCGCACTACACCTTCGAGGCGCAGGCCGAGGCGCACGACGTGCTGCTCTGCGTGCAGACCGGCAGCAACATCGCCGACCCGAACAGGTTCCGCTTCGACGGCAACGGCTACTTCGTCAAGTCGGCCGAGCAGATGCGCGCCGTCGACTCCTCCGAGGCCTGGCAGGAGGGCTGCCGCAACACGCTGCTGGTGGCCGAGAAGGTGGACATCGACGGGATGTTCACGTTCAAGAACCTGATGCCCCGGTTCCCCATCCCGGACGGGATGACCGAGGAGGAGTACTTCCGGCAGGTCGCCTTCGAGGGCCTGCGCAAACGCTTCCCGGACGGGATCCCGGACACCCACGTCACGCAGGCGGAGTACGAACTCGGCGTGATCATCAGCATGGGCTTCCCGGCGTACTTCCTGGTGGTCGCCGACTTCATCCAGTGGGCGAAGCGGAACGGCATCGCGGTGGGCCCGGGCCGTGGCTCGGCGGCCGGCTCGCTCATCGCGTACGCCATGGGCATCACCGACCTGGACCCGCTGCCGCACGGCCTGATCTTCGAGCGGTTCCTCAACCCGGAGCGCATCTCGATGCCGGATGTCGACATCGACTTCGACGAGCGCCGGCGCGGCGAGGTCATCAGGTACGTGACCGAGAAGTGGGGCGACGACAAGGTCGCCCAGATCGCCACGTTCGGCACGATCAAGGCGAAGGCCGCGATCAAGGACTCGGCCCGGGTGCTCGGCTACCCGTTCGCCGTCGGTGACCGGATCACCAAGGCGATGCCGCCGGACGTGATGGGCAAGGGCATCCCGCTCGAGGGCATCTTCGACAAGGAGCACAAGCGGTACAACGAGGCCGGTGAGATCCGCTCGCTCTACGAGACCGACCCGGACGTCAAGAAGGTGATCGACACCGCGCGCGGCATCGAGGGCCTGATCCGGCAGACCGGCGTGCACGCCGCCGGCGTCATCATGAGCGCCGAGCCGATCATCGACCACATCCCGCTGATGCGCCGGGCCAGCGACGGCGTCATCATCACGCAGTTCGACTACCCGACCTGCGAGACGCTCGGCCTGCTGAAGATGGACTTCCTGGGCCTGCGGAACCTGACGATCATCGACGACGCCAACAAGAACATCGAGATCAACCACGGTGAGCCGCTCGACCTGCTGGCGCTGCCGCTGGACGACAAGGCCGCCTACGAGCTGCTCGCCCGTGGTGACACGCTGGGCGTGTTCCAGCTCGACGGCGGGCCGATGCGGTCGCTGCTGCGGCTGATGAAACCGGACAACTTCGAGGACATCTCCGCCGTGCTGGCGCTGTACCGGCCCGGCCCGATGGGCGTCGACTCGCACACCAACTACGCGCTGCGCAAGAACAAGCTCCAGGAGATCACCCCGATCCACCCGGAGCTGGAGGAGCCGCTGCGGGAGATCCTGGAACCGACGTACGGCCTGATCGTCTACCAGGAGCAGGTGCAGCGCGCCGCGCAGATCCTCGCCGGCTACAGCCTCGGCCAGGCCGACCTGCTGCGCCGCGCGATGGGTAAGAAGAAGAAGGAGATCCTCGACAAGGAGTTCATCCCGTTCCGCGACGGCTGCCGCGAGCACGGGTACTCCGACGAGGCGATCCAGGCGGTGTGGGACGTGCTGGTGCCGTTCGCCGGTTACGCGTTCAACAAGGCGCACTCCGCGGCGTACGGCCTGGTGTCCTACTGGACGGCCTACCTCAAGGCGCACTACCCGGCCGAGTACATGGCCGGTCTGCTCACCAGCGTCGGCGACGACAAGGACAAGATGGCCGTCTATCTCGCCGAGTGCCGCCGGATGGGCATCCAGGTGCTGCCGCCGGACGTGAACCAGTCGGCCGGCCCGTTCACCCCGGTCGGCAAGGACATCCGGTTCGGCCTCGGCGCGGTGCGCAACGTCGGCGGCAACGTGGTGGAGGCGATCGCCCGGTGCCGCAAGGAGAAAGGCGAGTACACCGACTTCTACGACTTCTTGTCCAAGGTGGACGCGGTGGCCTGCAACAAGCGGACCATCGAGTCGCTGATCAAGGCGGGCGCGTTCGACTCGATGGGGCACACCCGCAAGGGCCTGCTCGCCGTGCACGCCGAGGCGATCGACGCGTACGCCGGGGTCAAGCGGAACGAGGCGGCCGGCCAGTTCGACCTGTTCGGCGCGTTCGGCGACGAGGTCGGCGGCGCGTCGGCAACCGTCGCCATGCCGACCATCGGCGACAGCGAGTGGGACAAGCGGGACAAGCTGACCTTCGAGCGCGAGATGCTCGGCCTCTACGTCTCCGACCATCCGCTCGCCGGCCTGGAGCAGGTGTTGCAGAGCAACGCGGACACCAGCATCGCCGCGCTCAACGAGGAGGGCTCGGTCCAGGACGGTCAGATCGTCACGATCGCCGGCATCCTCACCGGCGTCCAGCGCCGGATCACCAAGCAGGGCCGGGCGTGGGCGTCGGCCACCGTCGAGGACCTGGCCGGCGGTGTCGAGACGTTGTTCTTCCCGAACACCTACGAGCTGGTCGGGCAGTACATCGCCGAGGACGCCATCGTGGTGGTCAAGGGCCGGGTGGACCGGCGCGACGACACCCCGCGGATCATGGCGATGGACATGTCCATCCCCGATGTCTCGCACAACCCGGACAGCAAGCCGGTGGTGCTCACCATGCCGATCACCCGGGTCACGCCGCCGCTGGTCGACGAGCTCAAGGACATCCTGTCCGGCCACCCGGGCGACACCGAGGTGCACGTCCACCTGCAGAACGGGAAACGCACCACAGTCATCCGGCTGGTGGCGGCCCGGGTCGCCGCGACGCCCGCGCTGCGCGCCGACCTCAAGATGATCCTCGGCCCGGCGGCCGTCGCCTGA